The genomic DNA GTCGGCGACCGGGTTTGTGTTCCGTTCAACCTCAGCGACGGCACCTGTCGGTACTGCAAGCAGGGCCGCGCAAACATCTGTGAACGCGTTGTTCCGATGGGCTTTGTCCCCTTCCAGCCGGGGGCCTTCGCCGAAGAGTTCCCGGTCAGAAACGCCGACCACAACGCCATCAAGATTCCCGACGGCGTCGACCCGGTCGATGTCGCCGGCCTCGGCTGCCGATTTGCGACTGCGTTCCACGGCCTCGTCCACCGCGTCGATGTCACGCCCGGCGACTGGGTCGCCGTCCACGGCTGCGGCGGTGTCGGCCTCTCGGCGATTCACGTCGCCGATGCGCTCGGTGCGAACGTCATCGGCGTTGACCTCGGCGAAGACAAACTCGACAAGGCCGTCGAACTCGGAGCGGACGCGACCGTAAACGTCACCGAAGTCGAAGATGTCCCGCAGGCCGTCAAGGCACACACCCCGAGCAGTCGCGGTGTCGAGGTCAGCGTCGACGCCCTCGGTGTTGCCGAGACCTGCCGCAACTCGGTGAACTCGCTGGCAAAGGGCGGCCAGAACCTTCAGATCGGGCTCACGACGAGCGAGGAGGAAGGCGAGGTGTCACTACCCG from Natronomonas pharaonis DSM 2160 includes the following:
- a CDS encoding zinc-dependent alcohol dehydrogenase family protein; translation: MRAVVFEEAGEPMEVQEVDRPEADADEIVVETEACGVCRSDWHAWQGDWDWIGVAPTPGLVFGHEPVGTVKEVGEDVSELSVGDRVCVPFNLSDGTCRYCKQGRANICERVVPMGFVPFQPGAFAEEFPVRNADHNAIKIPDGVDPVDVAGLGCRFATAFHGLVHRVDVTPGDWVAVHGCGGVGLSAIHVADALGANVIGVDLGEDKLDKAVELGADATVNVTEVEDVPQAVKAHTPSSRGVEVSVDALGVAETCRNSVNSLAKGGQNLQIGLTTSEEEGEVSLPVDNIVMEEREFVGSFGMPPHEYEEIFSMMAQDKIDPGKIVSETVSLEEVPEVIASMDDYGTVGIPVCDEF